One window of the Pedobacter ginsengisoli genome contains the following:
- a CDS encoding sugar phosphate isomerase/epimerase family protein — translation MNLLKNRFALKLQFAVVLLACLVACKSVKTGTSNASAKNPEAKLGWELGSQAYTFRLFTFAEAIKKIDSCNLRYVEAFPGQKIGGGIEGTMGPDMDDAKRKAVLAKLKENNVKVVAFGVTGANNEAEWIKLFEFCKAMGIHTITSEPNEKDLQMISDLCDKYQINVAIHNHPNPSHYWNPDIVLNAIKGKSKRLGACADIGHWVRSGLDPVECLKKLDGHVLHSHMKDLHEKGKGGHDVHWGEGVSNIPAVIAELKRQNFKGAISAEYEYNWESNSADVAASVVNFRNLVSKL, via the coding sequence ATGAATTTATTAAAAAATAGATTTGCTTTAAAACTACAATTTGCTGTTGTTTTATTGGCTTGTCTTGTTGCCTGTAAAAGTGTAAAAACAGGTACATCTAATGCTTCTGCTAAAAACCCAGAGGCTAAATTGGGCTGGGAGCTTGGTTCTCAGGCTTATACCTTCAGATTATTTACATTTGCTGAGGCAATTAAAAAGATCGACAGCTGTAACTTAAGATACGTAGAGGCATTTCCGGGCCAAAAGATAGGTGGTGGCATAGAAGGAACAATGGGTCCTGATATGGACGACGCTAAAAGAAAAGCTGTTTTAGCAAAACTTAAAGAAAATAATGTAAAAGTTGTAGCATTTGGTGTTACAGGTGCTAACAACGAAGCTGAATGGATTAAATTATTCGAATTCTGCAAAGCAATGGGTATTCATACCATTACTTCAGAACCTAATGAGAAAGATTTACAAATGATATCAGATCTTTGTGATAAGTATCAGATCAATGTTGCTATTCATAATCACCCGAATCCATCTCATTACTGGAATCCTGATATCGTGTTAAACGCAATCAAAGGAAAAAGCAAACGCTTAGGTGCTTGTGCTGATATAGGCCACTGGGTACGTTCAGGATTAGATCCTGTTGAGTGTTTGAAAAAACTTGATGGGCATGTATTGCACTCGCACATGAAAGATCTTCATGAAAAAGGTAAAGGTGGACATGATGTACATTGGGGAGAAGGTGTTTCTAACATCCCGGCAGTTATTGCTGAGTTAAAGAGACAAAACTTTAAAGGAGCAATCTCTGCAGAATATGAATACAACTGGGAGAGCAACAGTGCTGATGTTGCTGCTAGTGTAGTTAACTTCCGTAACCTTGTATCTAAATTGTAA
- the rnhA gene encoding ribonuclease HI, producing MIELYTDGAASGNPGPGGYGVILRSGAHYKELSEGFRLTTNNRMELLAVIVGLNALKNPGQEITVFSDSKYVIDSVEKKWVFGWVKIGFKGKKNKDLWMRFLNVYKLHNVKFVWIKGHNNHPENERCDELAVAASKNRSALGIDTEFEMEKGKS from the coding sequence ATGATTGAACTTTATACTGATGGGGCAGCTAGTGGAAACCCCGGACCAGGTGGATACGGAGTAATTTTACGCTCGGGTGCTCACTATAAGGAATTGAGCGAAGGATTCCGTTTAACTACAAATAATAGAATGGAGTTGCTGGCTGTTATAGTAGGCTTAAATGCGCTTAAAAACCCAGGACAGGAAATCACTGTATTCTCAGATTCAAAATATGTTATTGACTCTGTAGAAAAGAAATGGGTATTTGGTTGGGTTAAAATAGGGTTTAAAGGTAAAAAGAATAAAGACCTTTGGATGCGTTTCCTCAATGTATATAAATTGCACAATGTTAAATTCGTTTGGATAAAAGGGCATAATAACCATCCCGAAAATGAACGATGTGATGAGCTTGCTGTTGCTGCATCTAAAAACAGAAGTGCATTGGGCATTGATACTGAGTTTGAAATGGAGAAAGGGAAGTCCTGA
- a CDS encoding recombinase family protein, with protein MKTAILYLRVSTDEQAMRGYSLRAQQELLTNYCKLHGISILKIFTEDHSAKSFKRPEWMKLTTYLRKHRSDFLLFTKWDRFSRNTCDAYQVLANLKRMGTNPQAVEQPLDLNVPENKLMLALYLAIPEIENDRRSLNTQMGMRRAKKEGHWSGRAPLGYKNKTYEDGKKYIAPEEPYAYAIKWAFQELSLGMSSMAEVHRKAFKLGLTCSINNFHSLVRNQIYCGKIRVREIDGEEEHMIKGLHEPLITERLFNKVQNVLKGEVKPKRSAIATPEDLPLRGYLKCPNCHRMLTGSASKGRKTHVAYYHCKSPCKARFNAKQVNQDFIEELKLFRIAKRDQPKFLQEIITTYNEVRKTASSLRQDCIDELHILDDQIINARELLLVGKIEPSDFKILKMDYDNKLSAINLRLTALKERFKDKVNIQPMVINAIKTLCTLPRLYETATIEDKRYLVETIFNGMLIYDKDGYRTTNLNPIAKITYLKKTRS; from the coding sequence ATGAAAACAGCAATTTTATACCTCCGTGTAAGTACCGATGAACAAGCAATGAGAGGTTATTCATTAAGAGCTCAGCAGGAGCTGCTAACTAACTACTGCAAACTGCATGGCATTAGCATTTTAAAGATTTTCACAGAAGACCATTCTGCAAAATCTTTCAAACGACCAGAATGGATGAAGCTCACTACCTATTTGCGTAAACACCGGTCGGATTTCCTCCTCTTTACCAAATGGGACAGATTTAGCCGCAATACCTGTGATGCTTATCAGGTGTTGGCAAATCTAAAAAGGATGGGAACTAATCCACAGGCGGTAGAACAGCCCTTGGACTTAAATGTCCCTGAGAACAAATTAATGCTTGCATTGTACTTGGCTATACCGGAAATCGAAAATGACCGACGAAGCCTGAATACCCAAATGGGCATGAGGCGTGCAAAAAAGGAAGGACATTGGTCTGGTAGAGCACCACTAGGTTATAAAAACAAGACCTACGAAGATGGGAAGAAATATATTGCGCCAGAAGAACCTTACGCTTATGCAATCAAGTGGGCATTTCAAGAACTTTCCTTAGGTATGTCCTCAATGGCAGAAGTCCATAGAAAAGCGTTTAAACTAGGGCTTACCTGTAGCATTAACAACTTTCATTCGCTTGTACGTAACCAGATTTATTGCGGCAAAATCAGGGTTCGTGAAATAGATGGAGAAGAAGAGCATATGATAAAGGGTTTACATGAGCCATTAATAACCGAAAGGTTATTTAACAAAGTTCAAAATGTATTGAAAGGAGAAGTCAAACCTAAAAGATCTGCAATTGCTACACCAGAAGATTTACCTCTTCGAGGTTATTTGAAATGCCCTAACTGCCATAGGATGCTTACAGGAAGTGCCTCTAAGGGCCGTAAAACCCATGTTGCTTACTACCATTGTAAATCGCCATGCAAAGCCAGGTTCAATGCAAAGCAGGTTAATCAGGATTTTATCGAAGAACTAAAACTCTTCAGAATTGCAAAAAGGGATCAGCCAAAATTCTTACAAGAAATTATAACCACTTATAACGAAGTGAGAAAAACGGCTTCCTCTTTGAGACAGGACTGTATAGATGAATTGCATATACTAGATGATCAGATTATTAATGCTAGAGAACTTTTGCTCGTTGGAAAGATCGAACCATCCGATTTTAAAATCTTGAAAATGGATTACGATAATAAATTAAGTGCAATAAATCTTCGACTAACAGCACTTAAAGAGCGATTTAAGGATAAAGTTAATATTCAGCCGATGGTTATTAATGCAATAAAAACGCTCTGTACTCTGCCTCGTCTTTATGAAACAGCTACAATTGAGGACAAAAGATACCTAGTAGAGACAATTTTTAATGGAATGCTGATTTACGACAAAGATGGGTATCGAACCACAAATCTCAACCCGATTGCAAAGATAACCTACCTGAAAAAAACAAGGAGTTAA
- a CDS encoding DEAD/DEAH box helicase: MINTKLPKVLNILYNTGGNKIIQYCGENSVLENCILESRDPFIINSEDRHFVITTNRDFVSEDHSYVLLSSRVPTRRDFEAENLNLIEWLKHPSIVQSTPQDVTTSWSESFNFIKEDTENNTDGLRTPQLGAIHSILAHQYSGDDIGIVVMPTGTGKTETMICSMVATPAIKLLVTVPSDSLRTQLFEKFLTYGLLKRFGVVGNEAINPHVGILTSGMSTLEDLEEFISRSNVVITTMAIASGATQEQKALMSEKFSNLYVDEAHHSEATTWQDFILRFAKHKVFLFTATPYRNDGKRLKGKFIFNFPLRKAQEQRYYKEIKFLPIREYDRSKADKMIADKAVSTLRSDIENGYPHIILARCMTKDRAEEVFQYYSPHADLNPVVVYNNKPGLKNTIKDIKAKEHSIIICVDMLGEGFDLPELKIGAIHDERQSIPITLQFIGRFTRTSYNELGNASFITNMAYPPIKDELDQLYAKDADWNLLLPMLSEGAEQQQIDFKNFLDGFNHLEDSIIPFQNISPALSTIVYKNDGDTWNPNNWREGINNLNTYDHQYSDYNAEQNTLVIILGKVARVEWGGFDTVQDLTWDMIVVFWDLRPEINRVFVNTSIKNFSSETLVDEIFEGNQVKITGMNVFRIFHEVYRLSLFNVGARKGVPGDISFQSFYGKGVQDGLHMLEQGTLIKNNIFGVGYKDGNKVSLGCSVKGKVWSYLRGNLQELTAWCRTVGDIINNADINPNTVLEHTLQVETINSRPAVTATAVDWNPEMYKFSESRYQIYLNGIRSYLWELDIDIVDHQGEHLRFSISSELHTIEFELVLGMAQLNGEMVPSFDILQVGNISAEIISGSKTEHLVDYLRDMTPLFWFADGSQLMQNQYVKLRKQADHIPLDQIISQQWVGVNLSRESQGIHPYLQNSIQYRFIEQIRNQYEIIYDDDGSGEIADIIGINDSASHIDIHLYHLKYARNGLVGNNIENFYQVCGQAQKSLNWKYRPGREFFEHLFKRKIKTRNGQQCSRLVKGTEDEMEYLLNAAKWTKELRFHINIVQPGLAKAGASADILQILGTTAHYLHTVGNVHLQVYTS; encoded by the coding sequence ATGATTAATACAAAACTTCCAAAAGTCCTCAATATACTGTATAATACTGGAGGCAATAAGATCATCCAATATTGCGGTGAAAACTCTGTTCTTGAAAACTGCATTTTAGAGAGTAGAGATCCGTTTATAATCAACAGTGAGGATAGGCATTTCGTAATTACTACTAATAGAGATTTTGTTTCTGAAGACCATTCCTATGTGCTATTATCTTCAAGAGTCCCTACAAGAAGGGATTTTGAAGCTGAGAATTTGAATTTGATAGAATGGCTTAAACACCCATCGATTGTGCAGTCGACGCCACAAGATGTTACTACATCATGGTCGGAGAGTTTCAATTTTATTAAGGAAGATACCGAAAACAACACTGATGGACTTCGTACCCCACAGCTTGGGGCTATACATTCTATTCTTGCGCACCAGTATAGTGGTGATGATATTGGTATAGTAGTTATGCCTACTGGAACTGGAAAAACAGAAACCATGATCTGTTCAATGGTTGCAACCCCAGCAATTAAATTATTAGTTACTGTTCCCTCTGATTCATTGCGTACACAGCTTTTTGAAAAATTTCTAACTTATGGTTTATTAAAACGCTTTGGTGTTGTAGGGAATGAAGCCATCAACCCACATGTGGGAATTTTAACTTCAGGAATGAGCACTCTTGAAGACCTGGAAGAATTTATATCTCGATCCAATGTAGTCATTACTACGATGGCTATAGCCTCTGGTGCTACCCAAGAACAAAAAGCGTTAATGTCAGAGAAATTTTCGAATCTTTATGTTGATGAGGCACATCATTCTGAAGCGACTACTTGGCAGGATTTTATTTTGCGTTTTGCTAAGCATAAAGTATTTCTTTTTACCGCCACGCCTTATAGGAACGATGGGAAAAGGCTTAAGGGAAAGTTTATTTTTAATTTTCCACTTCGAAAGGCTCAGGAACAGCGTTATTATAAAGAGATCAAATTTCTGCCAATAAGAGAATATGACCGTTCTAAAGCAGATAAGATGATTGCTGATAAAGCAGTATCTACACTTAGATCAGACATTGAAAATGGATACCCACACATCATATTAGCCAGATGTATGACTAAGGATAGAGCGGAAGAGGTCTTCCAGTACTATTCACCGCATGCTGATCTTAACCCGGTTGTAGTATATAATAACAAACCTGGACTAAAAAACACCATAAAGGATATTAAAGCCAAAGAACATTCTATCATTATCTGCGTTGATATGTTAGGAGAGGGATTCGACCTTCCGGAACTTAAGATTGGTGCTATTCACGATGAACGTCAGAGTATACCTATTACTTTGCAATTCATTGGACGCTTTACAAGAACAAGTTATAATGAGTTAGGAAATGCAAGTTTCATTACTAATATGGCTTATCCTCCTATTAAAGATGAACTTGATCAGCTCTATGCAAAGGATGCCGATTGGAATCTCTTATTACCTATGCTGAGTGAAGGGGCTGAACAACAACAAATAGACTTTAAGAACTTTTTGGACGGATTTAATCATTTAGAAGATTCAATAATACCGTTCCAGAACATCAGCCCAGCACTAAGTACTATTGTCTATAAAAATGATGGTGATACCTGGAATCCGAACAATTGGAGAGAGGGTATTAATAATCTTAATACCTATGATCACCAATATTCGGATTATAACGCAGAACAAAATACTTTGGTTATTATTTTGGGTAAAGTAGCAAGAGTTGAATGGGGTGGATTTGATACGGTTCAAGACCTTACTTGGGATATGATTGTGGTTTTTTGGGACTTGCGACCTGAAATCAACCGGGTTTTTGTCAATACATCCATAAAGAATTTTTCTTCTGAAACATTGGTGGACGAGATATTTGAAGGTAATCAGGTAAAAATTACGGGAATGAACGTGTTTCGTATTTTTCATGAAGTATACAGGTTATCACTCTTTAATGTTGGTGCTAGAAAAGGTGTGCCGGGTGATATTAGCTTCCAATCCTTTTATGGAAAAGGTGTACAAGATGGTTTGCACATGCTTGAACAAGGCACATTAATCAAAAACAACATCTTTGGGGTAGGTTATAAAGACGGAAACAAAGTTTCATTAGGATGTTCTGTCAAAGGAAAGGTATGGTCATATCTAAGAGGTAATCTACAGGAGCTTACTGCTTGGTGTAGGACTGTCGGGGATATTATCAATAATGCTGATATCAACCCCAATACTGTATTGGAGCATACGTTACAAGTTGAGACAATCAACTCACGGCCAGCCGTCACAGCTACTGCGGTTGATTGGAATCCGGAGATGTACAAGTTTTCGGAGAGCCGATATCAAATCTATTTAAATGGGATTAGATCATATCTTTGGGAGTTGGATATCGATATAGTTGATCATCAAGGAGAGCATCTCCGCTTTTCTATCTCGAGCGAGCTACATACCATTGAATTTGAGTTAGTACTTGGAATGGCGCAATTAAATGGGGAGATGGTGCCAAGTTTCGACATACTACAAGTAGGCAACATTTCGGCAGAGATCATTAGTGGTTCAAAAACTGAACATTTGGTCGACTATCTTAGGGATATGACGCCACTTTTCTGGTTTGCAGACGGTAGTCAACTTATGCAAAACCAATATGTGAAATTGAGAAAGCAAGCAGATCATATTCCATTGGATCAGATCATTAGCCAACAGTGGGTTGGCGTAAATCTTTCGCGTGAATCGCAGGGGATTCATCCATATTTGCAGAATTCGATTCAGTATCGGTTTATTGAACAGATCAGAAATCAATATGAAATAATCTATGATGACGATGGCAGCGGCGAGATTGCTGATATTATCGGTATCAATGATTCTGCGAGCCATATCGACATTCATTTATATCATTTGAAATATGCCAGAAACGGTCTGGTTGGGAACAACATTGAGAATTTTTATCAAGTCTGTGGACAGGCACAGAAATCGCTGAACTGGAAGTATCGCCCAGGTAGGGAATTTTTTGAGCATCTGTTCAAGCGGAAGATAAAGACGCGAAATGGACAGCAGTGCTCGAGGTTGGTAAAAGGCACAGAGGATGAAATGGAATATTTGCTTAATGCAGCCAAATGGACTAAAGAACTTCGCTTTCATATAAACATTGTACAACCAGGGTTGGCTAAAGCGGGGGCATCTGCGGATATACTTCAGATACTGGGAACAACAGCACATTATTTACATACTGTCGGCAATGTTCATTTACAGGTTTATACAAGCTAG